One genomic window of Prochlorococcus marinus str. NATL2A includes the following:
- a CDS encoding ABC transporter ATP-binding protein: MKQKNKINFIYLIGKLKGHLPTLLLGGISMIIYVICWPILAWLSGKLIPAIGQGNTKQVLIVILQALIIFIIQKTAQYLQDSLLAKPALALSQDLRTTLFRKLQKTNIIFIEKLSSGDIAYRLTEDVDRVGEVIYKSIQDTTPSIFQLLAVFGYMIFIDWNLSLATIILAPLIALLVSDFGGKVLKASEQSQDKISSLAGLLSEAVQGLPMVKAFAVEAWLQDDFDKQVKLHKEAKYKMLRLVALQHPIVGLIEIIGILGILTIGTYRIQTGGMSNEEFGSYFTALIMLIDPISHITTNYNELKQGQASLRRLNEITNKPIEISSSERGITPDRIDGKLSFKDVCFSYNDHKEVINKINLDIDNGKIMALVGPSGAGKSTIFSLILKFIEPSSGSIFIDNYNLNKVNTNYLRRLIGIVPQKTFIFSGTISEAIRFGRPTTKANIVNAARIANAHGFIEELPDGYETFIEERGNNLSGGQLQRISIARALLGDPTILLLDEATSALDAESEESVQKGLQQAMHNRTVLVIAHRLSTIQKADKIAVIEKGEVLEVGSHKELINRQGRYKDFCDKQFIKSY, translated from the coding sequence ATGAAACAAAAAAACAAAATAAATTTTATTTACCTGATAGGGAAACTAAAGGGACATTTGCCAACATTGCTTTTGGGTGGCATAAGCATGATTATATACGTAATTTGTTGGCCAATACTTGCATGGTTATCAGGCAAGTTAATACCTGCTATTGGTCAAGGCAATACAAAACAAGTATTGATTGTAATTTTACAAGCCTTAATTATTTTTATCATTCAAAAAACAGCACAATATCTTCAAGATAGTCTTTTAGCAAAACCAGCATTAGCTCTAAGCCAAGACTTACGAACAACACTATTTAGAAAACTTCAAAAAACTAATATTATTTTTATCGAAAAACTTTCATCTGGGGATATTGCATACAGACTTACAGAGGATGTTGATCGAGTTGGGGAAGTTATCTATAAATCAATTCAAGATACAACACCGTCGATATTTCAATTATTAGCAGTATTTGGTTATATGATATTTATTGATTGGAATTTATCACTTGCAACGATCATATTAGCGCCTTTAATTGCTTTATTAGTAAGTGACTTTGGAGGGAAAGTATTAAAAGCATCTGAACAAAGTCAAGACAAAATCAGTTCATTAGCAGGTTTGCTATCAGAGGCAGTTCAAGGTCTACCCATGGTTAAAGCATTTGCTGTAGAAGCATGGCTTCAAGATGATTTTGATAAACAAGTTAAATTACACAAAGAGGCTAAATATAAAATGCTAAGGCTTGTAGCCCTTCAGCACCCAATAGTGGGATTAATAGAAATAATAGGTATTTTAGGGATCCTCACAATAGGAACTTATAGAATACAAACAGGAGGTATGTCTAACGAAGAATTTGGTAGTTATTTTACAGCCTTAATAATGTTAATTGATCCAATAAGCCATATTACTACTAACTATAACGAATTAAAGCAAGGACAAGCTTCACTAAGAAGATTAAATGAAATAACAAATAAACCAATAGAAATATCAAGTTCAGAAAGAGGCATTACTCCTGATAGAATAGATGGAAAGTTATCATTTAAGGATGTATGTTTCTCATATAATGATCATAAAGAGGTTATAAATAAAATTAATCTAGATATTGATAATGGAAAAATAATGGCATTAGTTGGACCTTCAGGAGCAGGAAAAAGTACAATCTTTTCATTAATTTTAAAATTCATAGAACCTTCTAGTGGATCAATATTTATTGATAATTATAATTTGAACAAAGTAAACACCAATTACTTAAGAAGATTAATAGGTATAGTTCCACAAAAAACATTTATATTTTCAGGGACCATATCAGAAGCAATAAGATTTGGAAGGCCAACCACTAAAGCAAACATAGTTAATGCAGCAAGAATTGCAAATGCTCATGGTTTTATTGAAGAATTACCAGACGGCTATGAAACTTTTATAGAAGAAAGGGGAAACAATCTTTCTGGAGGTCAGTTACAGAGAATATCAATAGCAAGAGCTTTATTAGGAGATCCAACAATTTTATTGCTAGATGAAGCTACTAGTGCCCTAGATGCTGAATCTGAGGAATCTGTTCAGAAGGGTCTTCAACAAGCTATGCACAATCGAACAGTCTTGGTAATCGCTCACAGATTATCAACAATACAAAAGGCAGATAAAATAGCTGTAATTGAAAAAGGCGAAGTACTTGAAGTAGGTAGCCATAAAGAATTAATTAATCGGCAAGGAAGATATAAGGATTTTTGCGATAAACAATTTATCAAGAGCTATTAA
- a CDS encoding DUF6447 family protein codes for MSNTPSSEKEAILTFEDKKYDIKTLPKEVQELIKGMQVADAQLRMHEDTLKVLAVGRQHLIMQLKSKLETINPIN; via the coding sequence ATGTCAAATACTCCATCAAGCGAAAAGGAAGCTATTTTAACATTTGAGGATAAAAAATATGACATTAAAACCTTACCCAAAGAAGTACAAGAACTTATTAAAGGAATGCAAGTTGCCGACGCTCAATTAAGGATGCACGAGGACACCCTGAAAGTTCTAGCAGTGGGGCGGCAGCATCTAATTATGCAACTTAAATCAAAACTGGAAACAATAAACCCAATAAACTAA
- a CDS encoding DUF1330 domain-containing protein encodes MSTKGYWLKQAKIESTAQFIEYVKTVVPWLRSVGGTIIAKDVNQNSDLNEWDGGQLGVIVEFESKAAAQQAFNSSEFQEYIKYSGIENQLSLSIIG; translated from the coding sequence ATGAGTACTAAAGGTTATTGGCTTAAGCAGGCCAAAATAGAAAGCACAGCACAATTCATAGAATACGTAAAAACCGTAGTTCCATGGCTTAGGTCCGTTGGTGGAACGATCATTGCTAAAGATGTAAACCAAAATTCAGATTTAAACGAATGGGATGGCGGACAATTAGGAGTAATTGTTGAATTTGAATCAAAAGCAGCAGCTCAACAAGCATTTAACTCATCTGAATTTCAAGAGTACATTAAATATAGTGGAATAGAAAATCAATTATCGCTATCAATAATCGGATAG
- a CDS encoding DUF2862 domain-containing protein, producing MIRDSSTLQKGQLLRVEINEVKDRLPQNILEDIRKEPIVELVGYKMVDGNEFGLVVKLNNGEINWFFEKELSEIM from the coding sequence ATGATAAGAGATTCCTCAACTCTTCAAAAAGGTCAACTTTTAAGAGTTGAAATAAACGAAGTTAAAGATCGCCTACCTCAAAATATTCTTGAAGACATTAGAAAAGAACCTATTGTCGAATTAGTAGGATACAAAATGGTAGATGGAAATGAATTTGGACTAGTGGTTAAACTAAATAATGGTGAGATAAATTGGTTTTTTGAAAAGGAATTATCTGAAATAATGTAA
- a CDS encoding uridine kinase family protein, which produces MKTIIITGPSGSGKSYLSKKISKSFNNSIVIKTDSYYKDNIFIKFLSIFQYDIYDRPISFMKNEIKKTIRSIHNKERLISFYKYDFKRKDSKRSKVSINYEGDSQFLILEGIFAHRLDLNYKETINIVCEEEKQICFKRRLKRDQSERGRGTSEVFNKFDKSWHLFYENVQKYLNYYKVFSISTLDKVSYNKLVEKLLNEKKIN; this is translated from the coding sequence ATGAAAACTATTATAATTACAGGCCCATCTGGCTCAGGGAAGTCTTATCTAAGTAAAAAGATTTCTAAATCATTTAATAATTCGATAGTAATAAAAACAGATTCATATTATAAAGATAATATATTCATCAAATTTTTATCAATATTTCAATATGATATATATGATAGGCCTATAAGTTTCATGAAAAATGAAATAAAGAAGACAATTAGGTCTATTCATAATAAAGAAAGATTAATATCATTTTATAAATATGACTTCAAAAGAAAAGATTCAAAAAGATCAAAAGTAAGTATTAACTATGAAGGTGACAGTCAATTCCTAATATTAGAAGGAATATTTGCTCATAGATTAGATTTAAATTACAAAGAGACTATAAATATTGTATGTGAAGAGGAAAAACAAATTTGTTTTAAAAGAAGACTAAAAAGGGATCAATCAGAAAGAGGAAGAGGGACTAGTGAGGTCTTTAATAAATTCGATAAGTCTTGGCATTTATTTTATGAAAATGTACAAAAATATCTTAATTACTATAAGGTATTTTCAATAAGTACACTTGATAAAGTTAGTTACAATAAATTAGTTGAAAAGTTACTAAACGAAAAAAAAATAAACTAA
- a CDS encoding NmrA/HSCARG family protein, which translates to MLEQVKILESEAKEKLVVAVTMATGRQGIGVVKELSQTDKYQIRAITRNIKSTKALELGSLNNVELVKGDLMDPESLKKAFEGVDVIFGNTTPTKGWKIFRGSIVRSYEMEQGYNLINQVKTAYEKGHLNHFIFSSISKAKDPLKNDPAPGHFTSKWDIEEYIEKSGLKKITTVLRPVSYFENFENKLPGYTISKNIFPGIVGKNFKWQTIAVEDIGKWVRGVLSKSEKYKNQSINIAGEELTGLEMAMTLQKIVSSEGIKTNYVMIPRLAIKLLEFDIGVMADWIERSGYGADMNNLQSIQKELNISPTSLKDWLKTKLKRQNKKQNSWAREWKSSQWKLQWDK; encoded by the coding sequence GTGCTTGAGCAAGTAAAAATTTTGGAGTCAGAGGCAAAGGAAAAGCTCGTTGTAGCAGTAACTATGGCCACAGGTAGGCAAGGTATTGGTGTCGTTAAAGAATTAAGCCAAACAGATAAATACCAAATACGTGCTATCACAAGAAATATAAAGAGTACAAAGGCTCTAGAGCTAGGAAGCCTAAACAACGTTGAACTAGTCAAGGGAGATTTAATGGATCCTGAAAGCCTTAAAAAAGCTTTTGAAGGAGTAGATGTGATTTTTGGAAATACAACACCTACAAAAGGATGGAAAATTTTTAGAGGCAGTATCGTCAGATCCTATGAAATGGAGCAAGGTTATAACTTAATAAATCAAGTCAAAACTGCCTACGAAAAAGGACACCTAAATCACTTTATATTTAGCTCAATTAGTAAAGCAAAAGACCCACTAAAAAATGATCCGGCTCCAGGACATTTTACGAGTAAATGGGATATTGAAGAATATATAGAAAAATCAGGTCTTAAAAAAATTACTACTGTTTTAAGGCCCGTTAGCTACTTTGAAAACTTTGAAAACAAATTACCTGGCTATACAATTTCAAAGAACATTTTTCCAGGAATAGTTGGCAAGAATTTTAAGTGGCAAACAATCGCAGTAGAAGATATAGGTAAATGGGTTAGAGGTGTTTTATCGAAATCAGAGAAATATAAAAATCAATCTATCAATATTGCCGGCGAGGAACTAACAGGACTGGAAATGGCTATGACGCTTCAAAAAATAGTTTCTTCAGAAGGAATAAAAACAAATTATGTAATGATCCCTAGATTAGCAATTAAGTTATTGGAATTCGACATTGGCGTTATGGCTGATTGGATTGAAAGATCAGGGTATGGAGCTGATATGAATAATCTTCAATCGATTCAGAAAGAGTTAAATATTTCTCCTACATCACTTAAAGACTGGCTAAAGACAAAACTTAAAAGACAAAATAAGAAACAAAATTCATGGGCAAGGGAGTGGAAATCATCTCAATGGAAACTTCAATGGGATAAATAA
- a CDS encoding Nif11 family protein, protein MSKKDYERFLYKIEQLNQLVKLINSSPEKYKLITSCKTHEDVVELAKLWGYEIGKRWGES, encoded by the coding sequence ATGTCAAAAAAAGATTATGAAAGGTTTTTATATAAAATTGAACAATTAAATCAATTAGTTAAATTAATTAATAGTTCGCCTGAAAAGTATAAATTAATTACTAGTTGTAAAACACATGAAGATGTCGTTGAACTTGCAAAGCTATGGGGATATGAAATTGGAAAGAGATGGGGTGAATCCTAG
- a CDS encoding fatty acid desaturase yields MKKSLFTRFERVNTETNNRTFLPSGLNGKALDISLDDIPSRKEVRDAIPKHCFTRQTNRSLFYLSRTVVIQIFVVLIGLSIPLTKGMIPIWILYAILSGTTSMGLWVLAHECGHGAFSDNRKLETVVGYCLHSFLLVPYFSWQRSHAVHHAFTNHITDGETHVPVVISGDGKSEKKGGENEMESSLFFGKILYGFNQLFLHLILGWPAYLLLGKTGGPRYGTSNHFWPTAPFSKKLWPSIWAKKVWISDWGIGFMLLLLILWSINFGLNSMISLYLGPLIVVNIWLVIYTWLHHTDTDVPHLGASQFSYMRGAFLSIDRPYGRIFDFLHHSIGSTHAIHHIEPTVPHYHARLATRILKNKFPKVYLYNPTPIHKSLWHIATNCVAVKKDYAIDRYVWKQPYHSQS; encoded by the coding sequence TTGAAAAAAAGTTTGTTTACTAGATTCGAGAGGGTCAATACCGAAACTAATAATAGGACTTTTCTTCCTTCTGGTCTTAATGGGAAAGCATTAGATATTTCACTGGATGATATTCCCTCTAGAAAAGAAGTTAGAGATGCGATACCTAAGCATTGTTTTACTCGCCAAACTAATAGATCTCTTTTTTATCTCTCCAGGACAGTAGTTATTCAGATCTTTGTTGTTTTGATAGGTCTTTCTATCCCTCTTACCAAGGGGATGATTCCAATTTGGATTTTATATGCAATTCTCTCTGGGACAACTTCAATGGGGCTATGGGTTTTAGCTCATGAATGTGGACATGGTGCATTTTCTGATAATCGTAAACTTGAAACAGTTGTCGGATATTGTCTGCATTCTTTTTTATTAGTTCCATACTTTTCGTGGCAAAGATCGCATGCTGTTCACCATGCTTTTACCAATCACATAACGGATGGAGAGACCCATGTTCCTGTTGTGATCTCAGGGGATGGTAAATCCGAAAAAAAAGGTGGAGAGAATGAAATGGAGTCTTCGTTGTTTTTTGGCAAAATTCTATATGGATTTAATCAACTGTTTCTTCACTTGATTCTGGGATGGCCAGCTTACTTACTACTTGGCAAAACAGGCGGACCTCGATATGGGACCAGTAATCATTTCTGGCCAACAGCTCCCTTCTCGAAAAAACTTTGGCCATCCATATGGGCTAAAAAGGTATGGATCTCCGACTGGGGAATTGGTTTTATGCTCCTTTTATTGATCCTTTGGTCTATAAATTTTGGACTTAATTCTATGATTAGTCTTTATTTAGGTCCTCTTATTGTTGTTAATATTTGGCTAGTTATTTATACATGGCTCCACCATACAGATACTGATGTTCCACATCTTGGTGCTAGTCAATTCTCCTATATGAGAGGAGCCTTCTTATCTATAGATAGACCCTATGGCAGGATATTTGATTTTCTTCATCACTCTATAGGTTCTACTCACGCCATTCATCATATTGAACCAACAGTTCCTCACTATCATGCAAGACTTGCAACGAGAATATTGAAAAATAAATTTCCTAAAGTATACCTATATAATCCCACCCCAATTCACAAGTCTCTTTGGCACATAGCCACTAATTGTGTTGCAGTAAAAAAGGATTATGCTATAGATAGATATGTTTGGAAACAACCCTACCATTCACAGTCTTAA
- a CDS encoding peptidase E gives MRKHIIAIGGGGFGRKNSSQLIEEYLLSISGKDYPKICFLPTATGDNDSYIVRFYSIFTRLKCIPSHIEFFKRTIDIENHIMDQDIIFVGGGNTKSMLAIWNDWGMSQLLKDAYNKGVIMSGVSAGAICWFTSGITDSWDKELRILPCLNFISGTCCPHYDEEPARIPYVKKILLEEKLTNCISIEGGSAMHFIDGKPFKNVSFKKNKNTYNVFVDNKDIVEIPYEKIQL, from the coding sequence TTGAGAAAACATATTATCGCAATAGGTGGTGGTGGTTTTGGGAGAAAAAATTCATCTCAGTTGATCGAAGAATATTTACTTAGTATTTCAGGTAAAGATTACCCAAAAATTTGCTTCTTACCAACAGCAACTGGTGATAATGATAGCTATATAGTACGTTTTTATTCGATTTTTACTCGCCTAAAGTGCATTCCAAGTCACATTGAATTTTTTAAAAGAACTATCGATATAGAAAATCATATTATGGATCAAGATATTATATTTGTTGGTGGTGGAAATACAAAAAGCATGCTTGCGATTTGGAATGATTGGGGAATGAGTCAATTACTTAAAGATGCTTACAATAAAGGGGTAATCATGAGCGGGGTGAGTGCAGGAGCAATTTGTTGGTTTACAAGTGGTATTACCGACTCTTGGGATAAAGAATTAAGGATATTACCTTGTTTGAATTTTATTAGTGGGACTTGCTGTCCTCATTATGATGAGGAACCTGCACGTATTCCTTATGTAAAAAAAATACTACTTGAAGAAAAATTAACTAATTGCATTTCTATTGAAGGCGGTTCCGCGATGCATTTTATTGACGGTAAACCATTTAAAAATGTAAGTTTCAAAAAAAATAAAAATACTTACAATGTATTTGTAGATAACAAGGATATAGTTGAGATTCCCTATGAAAAAATTCAATTATAG
- a CDS encoding SDR family NAD(P)-dependent oxidoreductase: protein MTIRDWDGVALIIGAGGIGKCMSDYLTTISPKLDVFLCGRNLKSQNAIYLDLDNDHSFISFEKQISLFNKPLRLVINTSGFLHSTHLKPEKRLSHISRSNIIKNFSINSIAPILIAKSIEKFIRPELPFSYASLSARVGSIGDNRLGGWYSYRASKAAQNQFLKTLSIEWRRKFPLSIVSILHPGTCDTKLSKPFQSAVPKGKLFTPAQSTEYLINIISSQKPPDSGNFLAWDSSVIPW from the coding sequence ATGACAATTCGAGATTGGGATGGAGTAGCTCTAATTATTGGTGCAGGCGGTATTGGTAAATGTATGTCAGATTATTTGACAACTATATCACCAAAGTTGGATGTTTTTTTATGTGGGCGAAATCTAAAAAGTCAAAATGCGATATATTTAGATTTAGATAATGATCATTCATTTATATCTTTTGAAAAACAAATCTCACTATTTAACAAACCCCTTCGTCTAGTCATAAATACCAGCGGTTTTCTTCACTCAACTCATTTAAAACCTGAAAAGAGACTTTCTCATATCAGTCGCTCTAATATTATCAAGAATTTTTCTATTAATTCAATTGCACCAATTTTGATTGCTAAAAGTATAGAAAAATTTATCAGACCAGAATTACCATTCTCCTATGCAAGTTTGAGTGCCAGGGTTGGAAGTATTGGCGATAATAGGCTTGGTGGGTGGTATTCATATAGGGCTTCTAAAGCTGCTCAGAATCAGTTTTTAAAAACTCTCAGTATTGAATGGCGTCGAAAATTCCCTTTATCAATTGTATCTATATTGCATCCAGGGACTTGTGATACGAAATTATCAAAACCTTTTCAATCTGCTGTTCCTAAAGGTAAACTTTTTACTCCTGCTCAATCAACAGAATACTTAATTAATATTATTTCTTCGCAAAAACCTCCTGACTCAGGTAATTTTTTAGCTTGGGATAGCAGTGTTATTCCATGGTAA
- a CDS encoding MBL fold metallo-hydrolase, producing the protein MTIKATYYGANGWLIELDKTRILIDPWLNGDLTFPPGDWLIKGELAKEVEIPRSIDFLLLTQGQPDHAHPPTLKKINKSIPVIASQAASNVVSKIGFTEINTLRPGEAFKKNNINIQATSGASVPNIENGYIIESGLDSIYIEPHGFLDKQIKARNIDLLITPVIDFSLPLAGKFIRGKTVLPQLLKLFNPTTVLASTTGGDITFTGLINNLIKVDGSVEDKTLLKDSSASLISPEPLKEYKFEKN; encoded by the coding sequence ATGACGATAAAAGCTACTTACTACGGAGCGAATGGTTGGCTTATTGAATTGGATAAAACAAGAATTTTGATTGACCCTTGGTTAAATGGAGATTTAACTTTCCCTCCAGGAGATTGGCTAATAAAGGGGGAACTGGCTAAAGAAGTTGAGATTCCTAGAAGCATTGATTTTTTATTACTAACTCAAGGCCAGCCTGATCATGCCCATCCGCCAACACTAAAGAAAATAAATAAAAGTATTCCAGTCATAGCTTCACAAGCAGCTAGTAATGTTGTAAGTAAAATTGGTTTTACAGAAATAAACACACTAAGACCAGGTGAAGCTTTTAAAAAGAACAATATAAATATTCAAGCTACATCAGGTGCATCAGTTCCAAATATTGAAAATGGATACATTATTGAATCAGGCCTAGATTCAATTTACATCGAGCCACATGGTTTTCTTGACAAACAAATTAAAGCTAGAAATATAGATTTATTAATAACACCAGTAATAGATTTTTCATTACCACTCGCAGGTAAATTTATTAGAGGTAAAACAGTACTACCTCAATTATTAAAGTTATTTAATCCAACAACAGTATTAGCAAGCACAACAGGGGGAGATATAACTTTTACAGGCTTAATTAATAATCTAATCAAAGTTGATGGTTCAGTTGAAGATAAAACCTTGTTGAAAGATAGTAGTGCTAGTTTAATAAGTCCTGAACCATTAAAAGAATATAAATTCGAGAAAAACTAA
- a CDS encoding Nif11-like leader peptide family natural product precursor, translating to MSLDHLRRFLKEMQNDDILKDEVLSSSTADDVALIALRKGYEFSGDELLRFSGKKVGRVTVQKNDVPGEYN from the coding sequence ATGTCATTAGATCACTTAAGAAGATTTTTAAAGGAAATGCAGAATGACGACATTTTAAAAGATGAGGTTCTTTCATCCTCAACCGCAGATGACGTTGCCCTGATTGCCTTACGCAAAGGGTATGAATTCTCAGGCGATGAATTGCTTCGATTTTCAGGTAAAAAAGTTGGAAGAGTTACAGTACAAAAGAATGATGTACCAGGAGAATATAATTAA
- a CDS encoding translation initiation factor IF-2 N-terminal domain-containing protein: MTFNVAKLRVKELAEALGVDPPEIIATCTILQIPASSPLSSLTIEQSKEIIDYIQKTNPKQNIDEE, from the coding sequence ATGACTTTTAATGTGGCTAAATTGAGAGTAAAGGAACTTGCAGAAGCCCTAGGCGTTGATCCTCCTGAAATAATTGCAACATGTACGATCTTACAAATACCTGCTTCATCACCTCTATCATCATTAACAATAGAGCAGAGCAAAGAAATAATTGACTATATTCAAAAGACAAACCCCAAGCAAAATATTGATGAGGAATAA
- a CDS encoding potassium channel family protein produces MNLIKTNKFRGYLKVWGAPISLLIFLFLFGALGYRFTEGWDWGDCLWMVLITITTIGFGEVEVLSSAGRVITFLIIGGGLFVVQLTLQRFIQLSELGYFIKLEELRLRRLIRRMKNHVIICGYGRTGKEIADQLYSEKISTLIIENDPTRKTEAEEKGFNVLLADATMDETLLLAGVNNCRSLVVTLPNDAANLYVVLSAKALNDSCRLIARAANEEAASKLKLAGADAVVSPYVAAGRTMAASALRPIAVDFIDLLAGSDCEIEEFKLTEHVETIETFRSQHEYVFEISKRGEALLLATKVSGQLIGNPKNKVSISPGMILIFLGSQEQLNRIRVHLKEVLVKTT; encoded by the coding sequence TTGAATCTGATAAAAACAAATAAATTTAGAGGCTATCTAAAAGTTTGGGGAGCGCCAATATCTTTACTCATATTCTTATTTTTATTCGGTGCTTTAGGCTATCGATTTACAGAAGGTTGGGATTGGGGAGACTGTTTATGGATGGTATTGATAACCATTACAACAATAGGCTTTGGTGAAGTTGAAGTTTTGAGTTCGGCTGGTCGGGTTATAACTTTTTTAATCATCGGAGGGGGATTATTTGTAGTTCAATTAACTCTTCAAAGATTTATACAATTATCTGAACTAGGATATTTCATAAAATTAGAGGAGCTCCGATTAAGGAGATTAATTAGAAGAATGAAAAATCATGTAATTATATGTGGATATGGTCGTACAGGTAAAGAAATTGCTGACCAATTATATTCTGAAAAAATATCTACACTAATAATAGAAAACGACCCTACAAGAAAAACCGAAGCTGAGGAAAAAGGATTTAACGTCTTATTAGCAGATGCAACAATGGACGAAACATTATTACTAGCAGGAGTAAACAATTGTCGTAGCTTAGTGGTTACTCTTCCAAATGATGCAGCGAATTTATATGTTGTTCTTAGTGCAAAAGCTCTAAATGATAGTTGCAGATTGATCGCTAGGGCAGCGAACGAGGAAGCTGCTAGTAAATTAAAACTCGCAGGAGCTGATGCAGTAGTCAGTCCATATGTTGCGGCAGGGAGAACAATGGCAGCCTCTGCATTAAGACCTATAGCTGTAGACTTTATAGATTTACTTGCAGGTTCAGATTGCGAAATAGAAGAATTTAAGCTTACTGAACATGTTGAAACAATTGAGACTTTCAGAAGTCAACATGAATATGTTTTTGAAATTTCAAAACGAGGAGAAGCACTACTTTTAGCAACTAAAGTCTCGGGTCAATTAATAGGTAATCCTAAAAACAAGGTATCTATCTCTCCAGGCATGATTTTGATATTCCTTGGAAGTCAAGAACAATTAAATAGGATTCGAGTTCACCTTAAAGAAGTTTTAGTAAAAACAACATAG
- a CDS encoding DUF7326 family protein, which yields MEELTYKDLSNKELDTLKDMYISSRVNSMTETDLRKFVKEIIIDQIKGTVGNAEEKEAWEEIKDHFSEDLSTKILEVKEKCNKNPKVEQKSQEEIEFDRRLGLLKQQQEDESSKDMW from the coding sequence ATGGAAGAACTTACCTATAAGGATCTGAGCAACAAAGAATTAGACACTCTTAAAGATATGTATATATCAAGTCGAGTTAACTCTATGACCGAAACTGATCTAAGGAAATTTGTTAAGGAAATAATTATCGATCAAATCAAAGGAACTGTAGGTAATGCTGAAGAGAAGGAAGCATGGGAAGAAATAAAAGATCATTTCTCTGAAGACTTAAGTACAAAGATTCTTGAAGTGAAAGAAAAATGCAATAAAAACCCTAAGGTTGAACAAAAAAGTCAAGAAGAGATTGAGTTTGACAGAAGACTTGGTCTTCTAAAGCAACAACAAGAAGACGAGTCAAGCAAAGACATGTGGTAA
- a CDS encoding GIY-YIG nuclease family protein, which yields MSGWLYLIRNKDLYKIGITKNFENRMRQLKPDNVVAKLYTADFVKLERELHNRYKKFRIPQTEYFRLENTHIKEIKKRISILNYPFILTFGICLKSILLLLLFFFLTLVVISLYINDLNIAISKSLVWIERISFGLAFISLFVYSGKYLSFWNELKYRSTRLIIFLFFSFLFRLVAIFLS from the coding sequence ATGAGTGGTTGGCTTTACTTAATAAGAAATAAAGATCTATATAAGATTGGCATAACAAAAAACTTTGAGAATAGGATGAGACAACTCAAGCCAGATAACGTTGTTGCTAAATTATATACTGCTGATTTTGTGAAATTAGAAAGAGAGTTACATAATCGCTATAAAAAGTTCAGAATCCCTCAAACTGAGTATTTTAGATTAGAAAACACTCATATTAAAGAGATAAAAAAAAGAATTTCCATACTTAATTATCCTTTTATTTTAACTTTCGGAATTTGTTTAAAATCAATATTATTATTATTATTATTTTTTTTTCTTACATTAGTAGTTATATCTTTATATATTAATGACTTAAATATCGCTATATCTAAGTCACTTGTTTGGATTGAGCGAATTTCATTTGGACTAGCCTTTATTTCTTTATTTGTTTATTCAGGTAAATATTTAAGTTTTTGGAATGAATTAAAATATAGATCCACTAGATTAATTATTTTTCTTTTCTTTTCTTTCTTATTTCGTCTTGTCGCTATCTTTCTCTCTTGA